Genomic window (Caldinitratiruptor microaerophilus):
GCGGGGACCCCGGTCGTGGTGGGGGCCGGCGACGGAATGCTCGCCAACCTCGGCAGCGGCGCCATCGAGCCCGGGGTGCTGGCGGCGACGGTCGGAACCAGCGCCGCCCTGCGGGCGGTGCTGCCCGTGCCCCGCACCGACCCCCGGGCGCGCCTCTGGTGCTACCATCTCGCACCGGGCCGCTACGTGCTGGGAGGGTCGCTGAGCAGCGGCGGGATGGTCCTCGCCTGGGTGCGGGACCGGCTGTACGCGCCGGACACGCCCTACGAGACCCTGCTGGCCGAGGCGGCAGCGGTCCCGCCGGGGGCGGGTGGCCTCCTGTTCCTGCCCTACCTGAGCGGCGAGCGCTCGCCCGGGTTCAACGCCCGCATGCGGGGGGTGTGGTTCGGCCTCGGCCTGGAGCACGGCCGGGGACACCTGGTCCGCTCGGCCCTGGAAGGGATCGCCTTCCGCCTCGCCAGCGTGCTGGAGCCCCTGGAGGAGCTGGCCGGGCCCGCGCGGGAGGTGCGGGCCGCGGGCGGGCTGGCCCGGTCGCCCCTGTGGCTGTCGGTGTGCGCCGACGTGCTCGGGCGCGAGGTCGCCGTCCCCGACCAGGTGGAGTCCACCGCGCTCGGGGCGTTCGTCCTGGGCGGCGTCGCGCTCGGCCTCTTCCCGGGCCTGGAGGCGGTGCACCGGTTCGTGGGGGTGCGCGAGCGCGTGGCGCCCGACCCGGACCGGCACGCACACTACCGGGAGCTGTTCGACCTCTACCGCCGCGTGGACACGAAGGTCCGGGAGGAGTTCGACGTCCTCGCGCGGTTGCGGGCCCGCCACCCACCCGGGGGCGGCGGGGGCTGAGGCCCCGGCCGGTTCCGGCACCGCCGGACCCGGGAGGGAATCCGGAATCTCGGACGAGGATGTGCGCGAATGGCAGACAGGGCGTTTGGCGTGATCGGTCTCGGCCGGATGGGTGGCGGCGTGGCGCGGCGCCTCCTCGAGGCGGGGTTCGACGTGGTGGTCCACGATCGGGACGAGGCCGCCGTGGCCGCCGCCGTGGCGGCTGGAGCCACCGCCGCCGCGGACCCCGCGGACGTGGCGGCGCGCCTCCGGCCGCCGCGGGTGGTCTGGATCATGGTGCCGGCCGGGGAGCCGGTGGACCAGGTGGTCGATGCCCTCGGCCCCGCGCTGGAGGCAGGGGACGTGGTCATCGACGGGGGAAACTCCTTCTACCGCGACTCGCTGCGCCGGCACGATCTCCTGCGCGCGCGAGGGATCCACTTCCTCGACTGCGGCTCCAGCGGCGGCATCGAGGGGGCGGAGCGGGGGCTCTGCCTCATGATCGGCGGCGACCCGGAGCCGTTCGCCCTGGCGGAGCCCCTCTTCCGGGCGATCGCCCGCCCCGGCGGTTACGCCCGGGTGGGCCCGGCGGGGGCGGGCCACTACGCCAAGATGGTCCACAACGCCATCGAGTACGCCTTCCTGGAGGCCCTCGGCGAAGGGTTCGAGCTTCTGCGGTCCGCGCCCTACGAGTACGACCTGGCGTCCCTCGCGGACCTGTGGCAGAACGGCAGCGTGATCCGGGGCTGGCTCCTCGAGCTGGCGGCCGCCGCATTCCGCCGGGACCCGGACCTCGCCGGCATCACGGGGGTGGTCGGCGGCGGCGACACCGGCAACTGGGCCATCCAGGAGGCCTGGTCCCGGGGGGTGCCGCTGCCGGGCATCGCCCTCGCCTACGCCATGCGCCTTCGGTCCCGGCAGGCGGACACCTTCGCCGGGAAGGTCGTCTCCGCCCTCCGGTGGGAGTTCGGCCGCCACGCGACGGTTCCGACCTCTCGGGGGTGAAGTCGGATCTCAGGGCGACCGGCGCCGGCCGGGAACCGGGCACCCCCCTCCCAGAGCACGCGGGTACCACAAGCCCTGGCACTGCATTTCTGGCAAACCCGCCGCGATCCTTCGTGTGCAGAATCCGCGGAACCGCGGCCGAACTGTGCTCGACTTGCCCAGGCAGGTGAACAGAACGCCACGATATCGGTAAACTACGGGCGCGTCCGGGCACTCTTTCACCCACCTCCCGGGTGGCAACTGCGTTTTCTGCAAACCTGGCGCGGGGCCCGATTCGCGATTTCTGCAGTTGTTCCCGCCTGCGCTCGCCTGCGGAGGATCGGCCGCCACCGGAGGAACCCATAGGGCTGCAGCCGAATCTCCTCCACCGGACAACCACAAGGTACGGAGGGGTGGTCGCAGGTGGACCCGGAAACGGTGCGTCGGATGGCCGAGGCGGCGGATCTTCCCCTCACCCCCGAGGAGCGGGAGGCCGTGGCGCGCACCCTCGGGGCGTGGCTCGAGGCGCTCGAGCGGGCCGCCGAGGGGGTCGACCTCTTCGACGAGGAGCCGGTTCTGGCGCCGGCGCCGCTCGGGCCCGGAGGCGCTCCGCCGCCGGCGGCCGGAAACGGACGGGACGGGTCACCCCCTCCGGGCGGCGGATCCGGCCCGGACGGCCTCCGGGCACTGGCCGGTGAGGACGAGCTGGCCTTCATGCCCATCTCCGAGCTGGCCCCGCTCCTCCGGGGCCGCCAGGTGTCGCCCGTCGAGGTGACCGAGGCGGTCCTCGCGCGCATCGAGGCGCTCGAGCCGCAGCTGAACGCGCACATCACCGTCCTGGCCGATGCGGCCAGGGAGTCGGCGCGGGCCGCCGAGGC
Coding sequences:
- a CDS encoding gluconokinase encodes the protein MSGQPVLIAVDLGTTSCRAFAFAPDGRVLGQAGRSYPLRTPGSGRVEQDPAELLAAADAAVPAALAQAGAGPGDVLGLVLSTYLHGLGALDARGAPLTPVLTWADGRAAPQADAMRARPDWAGLAARTGCPPHPMYPLYKLRWLREERPDLWSRAAGFADPKSLLIRHWTGEWALDHSVASATGLVDVSRLDWDPGALAWAGVDPSRLPALVPPTTALPLLREAAARLGLRAGTPVVVGAGDGMLANLGSGAIEPGVLAATVGTSAALRAVLPVPRTDPRARLWCYHLAPGRYVLGGSLSSGGMVLAWVRDRLYAPDTPYETLLAEAAAVPPGAGGLLFLPYLSGERSPGFNARMRGVWFGLGLEHGRGHLVRSALEGIAFRLASVLEPLEELAGPAREVRAAGGLARSPLWLSVCADVLGREVAVPDQVESTALGAFVLGGVALGLFPGLEAVHRFVGVRERVAPDPDRHAHYRELFDLYRRVDTKVREEFDVLARLRARHPPGGGGG
- the gnd gene encoding phosphogluconate dehydrogenase (NAD(+)-dependent, decarboxylating) codes for the protein MADRAFGVIGLGRMGGGVARRLLEAGFDVVVHDRDEAAVAAAVAAGATAAADPADVAARLRPPRVVWIMVPAGEPVDQVVDALGPALEAGDVVIDGGNSFYRDSLRRHDLLRARGIHFLDCGSSGGIEGAERGLCLMIGGDPEPFALAEPLFRAIARPGGYARVGPAGAGHYAKMVHNAIEYAFLEALGEGFELLRSAPYEYDLASLADLWQNGSVIRGWLLELAAAAFRRDPDLAGITGVVGGGDTGNWAIQEAWSRGVPLPGIALAYAMRLRSRQADTFAGKVVSALRWEFGRHATVPTSRG